A region of the Acidobacteriota bacterium genome:
GACCACGACCCACCCCAGGTGCACCTTCAGTTCGTGGGCTGCGGCCATGACGTACGGCGCTTCGATGATCCACTTGGACCCGCCCGAGGGCACGAACACGCCCAGCACCGCCGAATACATCGCCACCACCGCCGGAAACGTGGTGGCGTTCGAAATGCCGACGAACAGCGCCGCCAACTGCTGGCTCAGGTGCGTGCCGGTGATGACGCCGGCAATGCCGGCATAGAAGGGGAACTGCAACAGCACGCCCCAGACGGCGGGCGTGGCCGCCTGCACGGCGTGCATCAGCCTGGCCGGCGTGCGGTGCAGCAGGATGCCGAGCAGCAGGAACGTGAGGTTGACGACATCGATGGTGATGGCGTTGATGGCATCGGGTGCCCGCATGAAGTAGCGCACCAGGTAGGTGCCGCCGAGCGCGACGACAAAGATCGGCAAGATGGCCGAATGCTCGAGCCACGCGCCGGGCGTCATACCGCGCGGATCGGGCGCCGGGGGCTCGCGGTCGTTGAGGTCAATGCCCAGGTCGCTCGCGGTGCGGGCGCGATTGGCCGGTGGCGTCGCCAGCCACATGACCAGCGTGACGACCACGATCTCGACCAGCACCGAGACCAGGCTTTGCCACAGAAAAATGGTGTGGGTGAACGAAATCAGCCCGCCGGGCAGGATGCCGCCATCGACGATGTCGCGAATTTGCGGCTGCAGCGCACCGGGCGTCGCCATCTGCAGCGCGGCGGAACCGCTCAGCCCCTGCGCCCAAATGCTGCCGAGGCCCAGGAAGCTGGCCGCGGCCAGCGCGCGATAGTCGACGCGCGGCACCCGCCGGGCCACTTCGCGGGCGAGCACGGCGCTGAAGATCAGCGAGAAGCCCCAGTTGAACCACGAACTGACCATCGCGAAGAAGGTGACCAGCGCGACCGCGCCTCGCGGCGTGGACGGCCAGGCGGCGATCGCGCGAATCACGGCGCCGACCGGTGCTGACGTGGCCAGCACGTGCCCGGTGATGATGATCAGCGCCATCTGCATGGTGAACGGGATGAGAGCCCAGAATCCCGTGCCCCAGGCATCGACGACCTGCGCCGCGGAGGCGGGGGTCCAGGCGAGCGCCGCGACCACGACGATCACGGTCGCCACCAGGGCAAAGATGAAGGCGTCCGGAATCCATCGTTCGGTCCAGGCGGTCAGGGCAAGCGCGGCCCGGCCAACGGCGCCAGGCCGTTCGGGCGTGGCCGCGGCCCGCGGGGGCGATGAGGGCATGTGGGGGGAACCTTAACACTGGTCTGCGGTCCGGCAAATTCCGGCCGAGCGGCCCGCGATCGCGAGCGAGTTCTGCAACCGCACCGACGGTTTTGGTGGTTCGTCTGGACGGGCACGACCGCAACCGCCCGATTTACGTCCGTGCGGCCTTGGCAACGAACCTGCAACACTCCCCAAAGACATGGGGACTACCGTCGTCAGGTATGCACGCTATGGCGCGATTGTCGCGTGGATTGTGGCCGGTGGCTGGATGGTCAACGCCACGGGCGGCCAGGTGCGCGCGCTGTGGATGGTGCTGCCGATGCCGCCGGAACTCGCCCAGGACTTTACGGTCCGCAACGCGACCGACGATGAGGGCCGCCGCACCTCATTCCGCATCCTCCTGTTCAGCGACGAGTTCCGATGGCGCATGAACTCCTTCGATGCCGTGGAGCACGGCTCGGCGCGACCGCACTTCACCGATGCAATGAAGGCGGTGCTCAACAGCGCCAGCGAGATCATCTGCGTCGGCGCGAGTTCCGAGGAGATTCCGGCCGGCGTGTCGTTCGCGGCCGGCCGGAAGCTGGAAGAGCGGCGGGCGGCGCTGCGTGCCGAGAAGAGTGCCGTCTGGGTTCGCCAGGTGTTGCGGAACCCGATTCCGGTGCGCAAGCTGAATGTGGGCCATCACTCGCCGACCGACGGTGAGGACACCTCGGATCAACGCCGCCTGGTCATCATCCTGGTGCTCGATCAGGACGACGGCGCCGACATCGACCAGGCGTTGCGCGCCGCCATGGCGGGCGAGAGCGTCCGCGCCCCAATCTTCGAGTCGCTGTTGACCAAGTACTCGCTGGGCTCTGCGTCCTCCTTCACCTGGGTGCCCTGACCATGAGCAGACTTCTCGACATGATGCGTGATGTTCCGCCCGACCTCGCTGCGGCGTGGGGCGGGTGGCTGGCGGTGGGATTGCTGTTGATGCTGTGGCACCTGCGAGCACGGGTTCGAGAGCAGGAGTACGCCCTGCAGCGCGCCCTGGCGCGGTCTCGTCCCAAGTCGGGCTTACGCACGGCGCGGCCGGTCAAGGCGACACCGGTCGATGCGTTTGGAGAGTTGGAGGCCTTGCTCGAACCGGGTCCCGGGTCGGGCAGCATCAGCCGCCGCCCAGGCGACTGAGTCGCCGCCCTTGGCGACTAGGTCGCCGCCCTTGGCGACTAAGTCGCCGCCCTTGGTGCCTGGATCGCCGCGAGCAACATCGAGACCTGCGCGGGATCGGCCGGCTTGACCAGGTGATGGTTGAAGCCGGCCTCCTTCGATCGCCGGCGGTCCTCGGCTTGCCCCCACCCGGTGAGAGCGACGAGCACCACTTCACGGCCCCACGGCTGTGCGCGGATGCGCCGCGCCGTTTCGTGGCCGTCGAGGGTCGGCATGCCGAGGTCCAGGAAGACCACCTCGGGTCGAAAGTCGGCCGCGGCGGCCAGGGCGGCCTCGCCGTCGTTCGCCACGCGCGTCTCGTGTCCGCTCATGGCGAGCAGCACGGCCAGCGACTCGGCGGCATCCGCATTGTCGTCGACGACCAGGATCCGGCGGCCGATCGGCCGTTCGGCGCCTGCGCCTGAATCCTCGGCCGGCAAGCGGACCTCGCTGACGGTCATGGCGGGAATCCGCACCGTGAACTCGGTCCCATGGCCCAGGCCGGCACTGGCGACTGCCACGGTGCCGCCGTGCATCTCGACGATGCGCTTGACGATGAACAGGCCAATGCCCAGGCCGCCGCGCGAGCGCCCGCCCGTGCGATCGGCCTGGCGGAACATGTCGAACACCCGGGGCAGCATCTCCGGGTGAATGCCGACGCCGCCATCGCGCACGCGGACCACGGCGCAGTCATTCTCCCGCACCACGCTGACGTCGATCGGTTGGCCCGGCTCGCTGTACTTGGCGCTGTTGTTGATCAGGTTCGCAAACACCTGCGCCAGTCGCGTGCGATCGGCGTTGACGTAGATCGGCGCGGCCGGCGGCGTCACCTGCAGCCGCTGTCCGCCCCGCGTGACGACCGGCATGGCCGTTTCGACGGCATCGGTGATGGCGCTGGCGAGATCGATCGGCCCGGGCCGCATCTCGACTTTCCCGGTGGTGATGCGCGCGACGTCGAGCAGGTCGTCGACCAGCCTGACCATTTGGGCCACCTGCCGCTCCATGATCTCGCGCGCCTGCGTCGCGATCGTGGCATCGTGGCGGGCCCCCCGCAGGATGTGCAGCCCCGAGCTGATCGGCGCCAGCGGGTTTCTCAGTTCGTGCGCCAGCGTGGCGATGAAGTCGTCCTTGCGGCGGTCGGCCTCGCGTAGCGCCTCAACGGAGTGCTTCTGGTCGGTAATGTCGATGCCGAGGCCGTGCAGCATTTGCGGCCGGCCATTGGCGCCGTAGGTCGCCTTGCCGCGCGCTTCCATCCATCGCCATTCCCCGGTTGCGGCGTGCTTGAAGCGGAACTCCACCGTGTAGTCCTGGCGCGCGTTCAGGGCCTGCTCGATCACCGCCGGCAGCCGCTCCCGGTCCTCGGGCGAGACCAGTTCGAACAGTCGCGACAGCTGGTAGTCCTGGTCCGCCGGCGACAGCCCGAAAATGGCCGCCAGTTCGGGGCTCCACCACACCGTGTTCAGGGTCAGGTCGCGGGTCCATGCGCCCATCTTGCCGGCCTGCATCGCCAGGGCCAGCACGTCGTGGTTCTCGCGCAGCCGCGCCACCGCGCGTGCGCCTTCCACCGCGAACAGCGCGCGCTCGGCGACCTGCTCAATCAGTTCGGCATCGGGTTGCGCCCAGGGCCTGGGCTGGCCATCAGCCACCACCATCACCGCCACGAGCCGCTGTTGCCGCAGCAGCGGCACGCACACCACCGATGCAATCTGCATCTGCGCGTAAGCCTGGTGCGCGGCCGGCGTGTCGGTGAGCGGGTCCGTGAACACGTCGGCGATGGCCACCGTGCGCCCGGCCTTCAACTCGCCCGCCAGCCGCGGGCCAAACACCTCGATCGGGTAGCGGCCGGCCACGGTTGGCACGCCGTTGGTGTAGCCCCGCGTGATCTCGATCACGTTCGACTCCAGATCGACTTCCCCAAAGGCGCAGCGCGTGACGTCAAAGTGCAGGCCGACGCGAGTCACGATTTCGCGCATGACCATACCCGGATCGCTCAGGCCGCGGGTCGCGTCGTGGACATCGACCAGTAAGCGGTGCGCCGTCTCGCTGTGCTGCAGGCGGACCGCGGCGGCGTTGCGCGCAGTGACATCACGAGCGGTCTTCGAGGCGCCGATGATTCGGCCGTGGCGATCGTGCACGGGGGAGATGGTCACCGCGATCTCGCGCCGTTCGCCTGACTTGGTCACGCGCACCACCTCGAGTTGCTCGACCCGCTGGCCACTGCGGATGCGCTCGAGGATCTCAAGCTCTTGCTCCCGCTGGTCGTCAGGCACCAGCATCATGATCGATTGCCCGATCGCCTCGGCGGCGCTG
Encoded here:
- a CDS encoding TIGR00366 family protein, which encodes MPSSPPRAAATPERPGAVGRAALALTAWTERWIPDAFIFALVATVIVVVAALAWTPASAAQVVDAWGTGFWALIPFTMQMALIIITGHVLATSAPVGAVIRAIAAWPSTPRGAVALVTFFAMVSSWFNWGFSLIFSAVLAREVARRVPRVDYRALAAASFLGLGSIWAQGLSGSAALQMATPGALQPQIRDIVDGGILPGGLISFTHTIFLWQSLVSVLVEIVVVTLVMWLATPPANRARTASDLGIDLNDREPPAPDPRGMTPGAWLEHSAILPIFVVALGGTYLVRYFMRAPDAINAITIDVVNLTFLLLGILLHRTPARLMHAVQAATPAVWGVLLQFPFYAGIAGVITGTHLSQQLAALFVGISNATTFPAVVAMYSAVLGVFVPSGGSKWIIEAPYVMAAAHELKVHLGWVVVAYDLGEALANLLQPFWMLPILGMLGLRARDVMGYTFVVFLALTPVVVILVTLLGLTLTYPL
- a CDS encoding PAS domain S-box protein; this translates as MTPVLNGSPFRRYAVAVAAIALAVLLRVALTPLIGPAFPLATMFAAIAFSVWYGGWGPALLTSVLGFLIIDTILIPGTILTRAAFPELATLIVYLASCASIIVLGETMRSALRRLESGQHDLSTANLALEHKVEAQSLLAAIVASSDDAIVSKTLEGRITSWNKGAEQLFGYSAAEAIGQSIMMLVPDDQREQELEILERIRSGQRVEQLEVVRVTKSGERREIAVTISPVHDRHGRIIGASKTARDVTARNAAAVRLQHSETAHRLLVDVHDATRGLSDPGMVMREIVTRVGLHFDVTRCAFGEVDLESNVIEITRGYTNGVPTVAGRYPIEVFGPRLAGELKAGRTVAIADVFTDPLTDTPAAHQAYAQMQIASVVCVPLLRQQRLVAVMVVADGQPRPWAQPDAELIEQVAERALFAVEGARAVARLRENHDVLALAMQAGKMGAWTRDLTLNTVWWSPELAAIFGLSPADQDYQLSRLFELVSPEDRERLPAVIEQALNARQDYTVEFRFKHAATGEWRWMEARGKATYGANGRPQMLHGLGIDITDQKHSVEALREADRRKDDFIATLAHELRNPLAPISSGLHILRGARHDATIATQAREIMERQVAQMVRLVDDLLDVARITTGKVEMRPGPIDLASAITDAVETAMPVVTRGGQRLQVTPPAAPIYVNADRTRLAQVFANLINNSAKYSEPGQPIDVSVVRENDCAVVRVRDGGVGIHPEMLPRVFDMFRQADRTGGRSRGGLGIGLFIVKRIVEMHGGTVAVASAGLGHGTEFTVRIPAMTVSEVRLPAEDSGAGAERPIGRRILVVDDNADAAESLAVLLAMSGHETRVANDGEAALAAAADFRPEVVFLDLGMPTLDGHETARRIRAQPWGREVVLVALTGWGQAEDRRRSKEAGFNHHLVKPADPAQVSMLLAAIQAPRAAT